A window from Kovacikia minuta CCNUW1 encodes these proteins:
- a CDS encoding ISAzo13-like element transposase-related protein: MLEDLEQLIAPATRGDPESPLRWTTKSTPRLAQERYLSRCYSARR; this comes from the coding sequence GTGTTAGAAGACTTAGAGCAGTTGATTGCCCCTGCGACTCGTGGAGACCCGGAAAGTCCGTTACGATGGACCACCAAAAGCACCCCCCGATTAGCCCAAGAACGATACCTGTCTAGGTGTTATTCAGCCAGGAGATAA
- a CDS encoding transposase, whose translation MLASIFDAFIEQSPISVMMRGLMEHVFQAERLDALFETYAKVQYTQELLFSEVVNVLSLVVCGVHPSVNAAYKAKATELSVERAAFYQKLNGIEIGVSAALLRETAGELSQLIEHLGGQQAALLPGYRVRILDGNALAATEHRLKVLRSVAAVPLPGKSLVVLDPELGLAVDIFPCEDGHAQERRLFGQVLATVAPGQLWIADRNMCTLEMLTGIAGRRSTFVIREHQNLPWQALSELQLVTVMEAGEVLEQMVKIEFEGQWLHLRRIVLRLSQPTRHGDCQIVVLTNLPITVASATVVLELYRERWQVEGLFLTVTKNFECEIETLAYPRAALFSFSLALVTYNILATLKAALASVHGVATIAATVSDFYMVDELQGTYRGMMIAIPPQYWQPFRTMPLAELATLLKQLATQVNLKRFLKQPRKSKSKTPPRVRDPKHPHVSTAKLLSPG comes from the coding sequence ATGTTAGCCAGTATCTTTGATGCCTTCATCGAGCAAAGCCCGATCAGTGTGATGATGCGGGGACTGATGGAACATGTGTTTCAAGCAGAGCGGCTCGATGCCTTGTTTGAAACCTATGCCAAAGTGCAGTACACCCAGGAGTTGCTGTTTTCAGAGGTGGTGAACGTGTTGAGTTTGGTGGTGTGTGGGGTGCATCCGTCAGTCAACGCCGCCTACAAAGCCAAAGCGACGGAATTGAGTGTGGAACGGGCGGCCTTTTATCAAAAACTCAATGGCATAGAAATCGGAGTGAGTGCGGCGTTGCTGCGAGAAACGGCAGGGGAATTGAGCCAACTGATTGAGCACCTGGGAGGGCAACAGGCCGCGTTATTGCCAGGGTATCGGGTGCGGATTCTGGATGGGAATGCGTTAGCAGCAACCGAGCATCGGTTGAAAGTGCTGCGCTCGGTAGCAGCGGTTCCCTTACCAGGGAAATCGTTGGTTGTCCTCGACCCAGAATTAGGTTTGGCGGTGGACATCTTTCCCTGTGAAGATGGTCATGCCCAGGAACGACGATTGTTTGGGCAAGTGTTAGCGACGGTCGCACCAGGGCAATTGTGGATTGCCGACCGCAATATGTGTACATTGGAGATGCTGACTGGCATTGCCGGACGGCGCAGTACCTTTGTCATTCGAGAACATCAAAATCTCCCCTGGCAAGCGTTAAGCGAGTTGCAATTGGTCACTGTCATGGAAGCCGGGGAGGTGCTTGAGCAGATGGTCAAGATTGAGTTTGAGGGTCAGTGGTTGCATCTACGACGAATTGTCTTACGCTTATCACAACCAACCCGACATGGAGATTGCCAGATTGTCGTGCTCACGAATTTACCGATTACCGTTGCCAGTGCCACAGTTGTGCTTGAGTTGTATCGAGAACGTTGGCAAGTGGAAGGACTATTCTTAACGGTTACGAAGAATTTCGAGTGTGAGATTGAGACTTTAGCCTATCCCAGAGCCGCTTTATTCAGCTTTTCTCTCGCTTTAGTGACTTACAACATTCTGGCAACGCTCAAAGCGGCTTTAGCCAGTGTACACGGAGTGGCAACCATAGCCGCCACGGTGTCTGACTTTTACATGGTTGATGAGCTGCAGGGAACCTATCGCGGCATGATGATTGCGATTCCGCCCCAGTATTGGCAACCATTCCGCACTATGCCCCTGGCAGAGTTAGCCACGCTGCTCAAACAGTTGGCAACCCAGGTCAATCTCAAGCGATTTCTCAAGCAACCCAGGAAAAGTAAATCCAAAACGCCTCCACGAGTCCGTGACCCCAAGCATCCCCACGTTTCAACGGCAAAACTTTTATCTCCTGGCTGA
- a CDS encoding TetR/AcrR family transcriptional regulator, producing the protein MTRPKSKKVEHVKPVRDAEATQAVILAAAEEEFAQHGFTAARTEAIAAKTGVAKSMIYYYFKDKEGLYRAVLQRSHTDLVQTLQKLELDHLSPDIALEKFLRALLDCVSRNPKLPTIMFHEAVQNQGKYYKHSDSVSIDAALIAILEKGMSAGVFRQLDPFQSAINIMGTCLFYFVGAGNIQQFPQGKKLLSKAMLEQHTQEAIALILAGVRQS; encoded by the coding sequence GTGACGCGCCCAAAAAGTAAAAAAGTAGAACATGTCAAGCCAGTTCGAGACGCGGAAGCGACGCAAGCTGTAATTCTGGCAGCAGCAGAGGAAGAGTTCGCCCAACATGGTTTTACAGCGGCTCGAACAGAAGCGATCGCAGCCAAAACCGGAGTCGCGAAGTCGATGATTTACTACTACTTCAAAGATAAGGAAGGCTTGTACCGAGCAGTTTTGCAGCGATCTCACACTGATCTTGTACAAACGCTTCAGAAGTTAGAGCTAGACCATCTGTCTCCTGATATTGCGTTGGAAAAATTTTTGAGGGCATTACTTGACTGTGTATCTCGTAATCCGAAGCTTCCAACCATCATGTTTCATGAAGCCGTTCAGAATCAGGGCAAATACTACAAGCACAGTGATTCGGTCAGCATCGATGCTGCATTGATCGCGATTCTCGAAAAAGGTATGAGTGCAGGGGTGTTTCGTCAACTCGATCCGTTTCAGTCCGCAATCAATATCATGGGAACTTGCCTGTTCTATTTTGTTGGTGCGGGCAATATTCAGCAGTTTCCGCAAGGCAAGAAACTTTTAAGTAAAGCAATGTTAGAACAGCATACTCAGGAAGCGATCGCACTAATCTTAGCGGGTGTGCGACAATCCTGA
- a CDS encoding FAD-dependent monooxygenase, giving the protein MNRIIIIGGGIGGAATALALSRAGFEPVVYERTKELREVGAGIALWANATHILNKLGLLEEAKQVGYLTTNYQFNSQRGKELVNVEIDGFELPVVGIHRAELHQLLWRNVPSERFILGETFERFERKNNQVHAYFASGLSVEGNALIGADGLRSRVRAAILGNEPPTYRGFKTWRGLTDYVPDGYRPGYIQEFLGGGKGFGFMMLGKGKMYWYAAATAIEAQPDAAMGRKKELETMYQDWFPLISELITATDEANILTTDLYDRPPTQPWSQQNITLLGDAAHPMLPTMGQGACTALEDAYVVAKCLKEQSDPIAAFQQYESLRFPRTKAIVEQSLQSGKMGELSNPLAVGLRNTFMKVMGSAISSSFKSLHAYRA; this is encoded by the coding sequence ATGAACAGAATAATCATTATCGGTGGTGGAATTGGTGGTGCTGCGACCGCACTGGCTCTAAGTCGTGCTGGTTTTGAGCCTGTGGTTTATGAGCGAACCAAAGAGTTGCGAGAAGTTGGGGCAGGGATTGCACTTTGGGCAAACGCCACGCATATCTTGAACAAGTTAGGCTTATTGGAAGAAGCGAAGCAGGTTGGCTATCTCACGACAAACTATCAATTCAATTCTCAGCGCGGCAAAGAGTTGGTGAACGTAGAGATCGATGGCTTTGAGTTACCTGTTGTCGGGATTCATCGGGCTGAGTTGCATCAGCTATTGTGGCGTAATGTTCCCAGTGAGAGATTTATTTTGGGAGAAACCTTTGAGCGATTTGAACGCAAAAATAATCAAGTTCATGCCTATTTTGCTTCAGGTCTGAGCGTTGAGGGAAATGCGTTGATCGGTGCGGATGGGCTGCGATCGCGGGTACGAGCCGCAATTTTAGGGAATGAACCGCCGACGTATCGCGGGTTCAAGACTTGGCGAGGATTAACAGATTATGTTCCGGACGGATATCGTCCTGGCTACATTCAGGAATTTTTAGGCGGTGGCAAAGGTTTTGGCTTCATGATGCTGGGCAAAGGCAAAATGTATTGGTATGCGGCAGCGACCGCGATCGAAGCTCAACCTGATGCTGCAATGGGACGTAAGAAGGAACTTGAGACGATGTATCAAGATTGGTTTCCATTGATTTCTGAGTTGATTACGGCAACGGATGAAGCCAATATTCTGACGACTGATCTGTACGATCGCCCTCCAACCCAACCTTGGAGCCAGCAGAATATTACGCTACTGGGTGATGCTGCTCATCCTATGCTACCGACGATGGGACAAGGAGCCTGTACTGCTTTAGAAGATGCGTATGTCGTTGCGAAATGTCTGAAAGAACAATCTGACCCCATTGCAGCGTTTCAACAATATGAGTCTCTACGATTTCCTCGAACGAAAGCGATCGTTGAGCAGTCTTTGCAGTCTGGCAAGATGGGCGAACTGAGCAATCCCTTAGCAGTTGGACTCCGCAACACCTTTATGAAAGTAATGGGTTCAGCAATTAGCAGCAGCTTTAAATCTCTTCATGCTTACCGAGCTTAG